One segment of Phragmites australis chromosome 13, lpPhrAust1.1, whole genome shotgun sequence DNA contains the following:
- the LOC133888488 gene encoding uncharacterized protein LOC133888488: protein MSGVIMKFAVTSMVMWMAPVAIVYGFYYQIIPGVSQLSSSTQTLASGFLAVISVNLVIGFYICMAMKETPHQEPQPDPTFLANAKASINQPTSSQASDESKGKGKVE from the exons ATGTCAGGAGTGATCATGAAGTTCGCGGTTACATCCATGGTGATGTGGATGGCCCCGGTTGCGATCGTGTATGGGTTTTACTACCAGATAATTCCAG GTGTGAGCCAGTTGTCATCCTCGACACAGACCCTGGCCAGCGGTTTCCTTGCCGTCATATCAGTTAATCTGGTCATTGGCTTTTACATATGCATGGCAATGAAGGAGACTCCCCACCAGGAGCCACAGCCAGATCCAACCTTCCTGGCGAACGCTAAAGCAAGTATTAACCAGCCAACATCTTCTCAAGCGAGTGATGAATccaaggggaaggggaaggttGAGTAA
- the LOC133888484 gene encoding zinc transporter 3-like isoform X1 codes for MEAVKHTFQVLPWLLLFAQLAAASTSNCTNATDGADSHGAMKLKLIAMASILTAGAAGVLVPVLGRSMAALNPDGDIFFAVKAFAAGVILATGMVHILPAAFDGLTSPCLHKGGRDRNGFPFAGLVSMSAAMATMVIDSVAAGYYRRSHFSKARPIDNLEIHEQPVDEERTGHVQHVHVHTHATHGHSHGEADVISSPEEASIADTIRHRVVSQVLELGILVHSVIIGVSLGASVRSSTIRPLVGALSFHQFFEGIGLGGCIVQANFKLRATVMMAMFFSLTTPVGIALGIAISSSYNVHSSTAFVVEGVFNSASAGILIYMSLVDLLATDFNKLKLQTNTKLQLMTYLALFVGAGLMSMLAIWA; via the exons ATGGAGGCTGTGAAGCATACCTTTCAAGTGCTTCCATGGCTCCTGCTCTTCGCACAACTGGCTGCGGCCAGCACCTCCAACTGCACAAATGCCACAGATGGGGCTGACAGCCATGGTGCAATGAAGCTGAAGCTGATCGCCATGGCGTCCATCCTGACAGCCGGAGCAGCCGGCGTGTTGGTCCCGGTGCTTGGCCGCTCCATGGCCGCACTAAACCCTGATGGTGACATTTTTTTCGCGGTCAAGGCATTTGCGGCTGGTGTCATCCTTGCCACTGGCATGGTCCACATTCTGCCAGCAGCATTTGATGGCCTGACATCCCCGTGCCTCCACAAAGGTGGCAGGGATAGGAATGGTTTCCCCTTCGCAGGCCTCGTCTCGATGTCTGCTGCAATGGCCACAATGGTGATAGACTCAGTGGCTGCTGGGTACTACCGCCGGTCTCACTTCAGCAAGGCACGACCAATTGACAACCTAGAGATACATGAGCAACCTGTAGACGAGGAGAGGACTGGGCATGTACAACATGTGCATGTGCACACCCATGCAACACATGGGCATTCACATGGAGAAGCGGACGTCATCAGTTCACCAGAGGAGGCTTCAATAGCTGACACAATCCGGCACAGGGTGGTATCTCAG GTCCTTGAGCTCGGAATCTTGGTGCATTCAGTGATCATTGGGGTGTCCTTAGGTGCATCTGTGAGGTCATCCACCATCAGGCCTCTTGTTGGTGCCCTTAGTTTCCATCAATTCTTTGAAGGCATAGGCTTGGGTGGTTGTATTGTGCAG GCAAATTTCAAGTTAAGGGCAACCGTCATGATGGCAATGTTTTTCTCCCTGACCACACCCGTGGGCATTGCACTAGGGATTGCAATTTCATCTAGCTACAATGTTCATAGTTCTACTGCCTTCGTTGTCGAAGGAGTTTTCAACTCAGCCTCGGCAGGAATTTTGATCTATATGTCCCTAGTTGACCTTCTAGCCACAGATTTCAATAAACTGAAGCTACAGACGAACACAAAGCTTCAGCTGATGACATATCTTGCACTTTTCGTAGGCGCAGGGCTGATGTCCATGCTTGCCATATGGGCATAG
- the LOC133888484 gene encoding zinc transporter 3-like isoform X2: MEAVKHTFQVLPWLLLFAQLAAASTSNCTNATDGADSHGAMKLKLIAMASILTAGAAGVLVPVLGRSMAALNPDGDIFFAVKAFAAGVILATGMVHILPAAFDGLTSPCLHKGGRDRNGFPFAGLVSMSAAMATMVIDSVAAGYYRRSHFSKARPIDNLEIHEQPVDEERTGHVQHVHVHTHATHGHSHGEADVISSPEEASIADTIRHRVVSQANFKLRATVMMAMFFSLTTPVGIALGIAISSSYNVHSSTAFVVEGVFNSASAGILIYMSLVDLLATDFNKLKLQTNTKLQLMTYLALFVGAGLMSMLAIWA; encoded by the exons ATGGAGGCTGTGAAGCATACCTTTCAAGTGCTTCCATGGCTCCTGCTCTTCGCACAACTGGCTGCGGCCAGCACCTCCAACTGCACAAATGCCACAGATGGGGCTGACAGCCATGGTGCAATGAAGCTGAAGCTGATCGCCATGGCGTCCATCCTGACAGCCGGAGCAGCCGGCGTGTTGGTCCCGGTGCTTGGCCGCTCCATGGCCGCACTAAACCCTGATGGTGACATTTTTTTCGCGGTCAAGGCATTTGCGGCTGGTGTCATCCTTGCCACTGGCATGGTCCACATTCTGCCAGCAGCATTTGATGGCCTGACATCCCCGTGCCTCCACAAAGGTGGCAGGGATAGGAATGGTTTCCCCTTCGCAGGCCTCGTCTCGATGTCTGCTGCAATGGCCACAATGGTGATAGACTCAGTGGCTGCTGGGTACTACCGCCGGTCTCACTTCAGCAAGGCACGACCAATTGACAACCTAGAGATACATGAGCAACCTGTAGACGAGGAGAGGACTGGGCATGTACAACATGTGCATGTGCACACCCATGCAACACATGGGCATTCACATGGAGAAGCGGACGTCATCAGTTCACCAGAGGAGGCTTCAATAGCTGACACAATCCGGCACAGGGTGGTATCTCAG GCAAATTTCAAGTTAAGGGCAACCGTCATGATGGCAATGTTTTTCTCCCTGACCACACCCGTGGGCATTGCACTAGGGATTGCAATTTCATCTAGCTACAATGTTCATAGTTCTACTGCCTTCGTTGTCGAAGGAGTTTTCAACTCAGCCTCGGCAGGAATTTTGATCTATATGTCCCTAGTTGACCTTCTAGCCACAGATTTCAATAAACTGAAGCTACAGACGAACACAAAGCTTCAGCTGATGACATATCTTGCACTTTTCGTAGGCGCAGGGCTGATGTCCATGCTTGCCATATGGGCATAG